In Gammaproteobacteria bacterium, a genomic segment contains:
- a CDS encoding hypothetical protein (Evidence 5 : Unknown function): MKPIAETRLNVKTRVIVYTLFKQLRSYAVEL; the protein is encoded by the coding sequence AGCCGATAGCTGAGACACGTTTAAATGTCAAGACCCGAGTGATTGTGTACACACTTTTTAAACAGCTTAGGAGTTACGCAGTTGAACTGTAA